The Thermotoga caldifontis AZM44c09 genomic interval CGTCTACATCTATCCGAAGCACAAGCTCGAACCTCTCATCGATAAGAACGATCTTGGCTCGGTCAACAGAGTCTGGCTGTCGAACACGGATCCGAAAGAAATCGTCGTGAACGGTCCGTTCAAGCCGGTTCAGCTCATCACGGATCAGAAACTCGTGCTCGAAAGAAACCCGTACTTCTGGAAAGTGGACAGATTCGGAAACAAGCTACCTTACTTCGACAGGGTGGAGTATCTGATCATCAGGGATGCCGAGATGCGTACTGCAAAGTTCATGGCAGGAGAGATAGACTTCATGGCGATCGCTTCGAGGGACTATCCCATGCTCAAAGAACAGGAACTCACGGGTAAAACGCCTTACGTCGTCTATGCCACTCAGCCGAACCAGCCAACACCAAGTCCGATACACATCTCCTTCAACTTCGATGTGGACGATCCTGATCTGAGAAGTCTGTTCATCAAGCTCGAGTTCAGAGAGGCCATGGAGTACGCGCTGAACAGACAGAGAATAATCGATGAAGTGTTCGCGGGCCTGGCGATACCGGATGCAGGTTTGATACTCCCATCCAACAAAGCCTTCTACAATCCCAAGGTAGAGCAGCTCCTCAGACCGTACGATCTGAAGAAAGCGAACGAGTTACTCGACAAGCTCGGCTTGACGAAGAGGGACAAAGAAGGCTACAGACTCTTCCCGAACGGCAAGCGTGTTGAGTTCAACTTGCTGGTTCAGAACTCACCGAAGGAGTATCAGGACGTCGCGCTCATATTCGCAGAAGATCTCAAGAAACTGGGAATAAAGGTTAACCTGCAGATCCTCGATTCTTCCTTAGTCGGTCAGATGTTCGGTGCCGGCAACTTCCAGGCTGGGATAAGGGCGTTCGGGAACCAGCCAGACTTGCAGCTGAGAAAGGCCATATGGCAACCCGGTACACAGCTTTACTACTGGCATTATTCGACGATGGACAAGACGAAGACACCACCACAACCAGTCCTTGAGAACATGCTCGATTGGGAAAAGAGAATATGGGAGCTGTTCGAAAAAGCACAGATAGAAATGGATCCGGCAAAGAGAAAGGCATACTACGACGAGGTTCAGGAACTGTACCACATCTATCTGCCGGTCATCTTCGTGTGCAAAGGTATGAACATCTGGGGCTTCAACAAGACGCTGGGTAACGCCGGTTTAACTGACGACAGTATGCTGCGCTTCACAGTCTGGACCAGCTACAGGAAATGAACCCTGGGCTCCCCACTCAGGGGAGCCCTTCATCAAAGGTGATTTGGAATGTGGAGTTTCATCGTTCGAAGGATTCTCATCATGATACCGATGATGTTTTTCGTTTCCATCATTTGTTTTGTGGTGACAGAACTTCAACCTGGAGATTTTCTTTCGCAATATCTGGAAAATCCCCGCATCTCACCTGAACAGATCGAATCGCTCAGAAGAGAGCTCGCTCTGGACAAACCCGCCTACCAGAGGTACTTCATGTGGATAAAGAACATCGTCACGAAAGGCGACTTCGGTTACTCTTTCTCTTACCAAAGACCCGTTGTCGAGCTGATATGGGAACGGCTCGGCTGGACGGTGGCCATCTCCATCCTGACGATAGGTTTTCAGTGGCTCTTTGCGACTCTGATGGGAATCTATTCTGCGTTGCATCCATACACACCGATCGATTACACGCTCACGGTCTTAGGCTTCGTGGGTCTTTCGATTCCAGAATTCTTTCTCGCCTTAGTGCTCGTCTATCTGGTGTTGAGAGTCGGGGGCACGGCGGTGGGTGGACTGTTTTCACCCCAGTTCATAGGAGCCCCCATGAGCTGGGCGAAATTTGTCGATCTGCTGAAACATCTGTGGCTTCCCATAGTGGTTGTGGGTGTGAGCGGTCTTGCAGGATTGATGAGGATCATGCGGAGCAACATGCTGGACGTGCTCGGTTCTCCGTTCGTGACGGCCCTGAGGGCCCGAGGGCTGGATGAGAAAACAGTCAGAAAGCACGTGATAAAGAACGCGCTGAACCCACTGGTGAGCATAGCGGGCATGGAGCTGCCCAACGTGTTCAGCGGAACGATCATCGCGTCCATAGTGCTGAACCTGCCAACGATAGGACCGTTCTTTTACAACGCCCTTTTGAACCACGATCAGTACCTGGTGATGGCCTTCCTGCTGTTCATAGCCTTGATAACACAGATCGGAAACCTGCTCGCAGACATCGCGCTGGCCCTGCTCGATCCGAGGATAAGGATCAGCTGAGGTGAGAAGATGAACACGTGGCAGAGAGTTTTCTACCAGTTCAGGAGGCACAGGCTTGGTCTGATAGGTTTCTGGATCCTCGTGGTGCTGTACACGCTCATCATTTTTGCAGACTTCATCTCGCCTTACAGCTTCACCGAGACGCACAGTCGATTCACCTACGCACCGCCAACGAAGATCAGGTTCTTCCACGAAGGAAAGTTCAGAGGTCCCTTCGTGTACGGTTTGAAAAGAACGAGAGATCCTGTGACGTTCAGGATGAAGTACGAGGAGGATAGATCGAAAATATATCCAATCAAGATGCTTGTAAAAGGAGAAGAGTACAAATTCTGGGGAATGTTCAAAACGAACGTTCATCTCTTCGGCATAGAAGCTGATGCGAACGAGATGATGTTGCTTTTATTCGGAGCCGACAGGTTCGGTAGGGACCTCTTCTCGAGAGTCCTTCACGGTGGTAGAGTGTCTCTCACCGTCGGACTGGTGGGCACGCTCATCAGCGTGATCATAGGCTCTGTGATCGGATCGATTTCAGGTTACTACGGAGGATGGGTGGATGTCCTCATCCAGAGGTTCATAGAGCTGCTCCGGTCTTTCCCGAGGATTCCCCTGTGGCTCGCGCTCTCCGTCATACTGCCTCCAAGCTGGCCGAGCACGTGGGTGTACTTCGGTATCGTGGTCGTGCTGTCACTCATCGGGTGGATGGGCGTGGCACGGGTTGTCAGAGGGATGGTACTGAGTCTGAGGGAAAAAGAGTTCATCCTCGCCGCAAAGGTGGCGGGCGTGTCGGATTTCAAGATAATCACGAGGCACTTGATACCTAACATCATGAGCTATCTCATGGTTGTCTCCACACTCTCGATACCCGGCATGATCCTCGGAGAGAGCGCGATAAGCTTTTTGGGACTGGGAATAAAGGAACCCATGACGAGCTGGGGATTGCTCTTGAACCAGGCTCAATCGCTCTCCGCGCTGTCCACGAGCCCCTGGCTCCTGATTCCTGGATTCTTCATAATGATCTCGGTGCTCGCCTTCAACTTCGTCGGTGATGCGTTGAGGGATGCCCTTGATCCTTACAGGACGGTTGAGAAAGTATGAGCCTGCTGAGAGTAGAGGACCTGAAAGTTTCCTTCAACACGCTGGACGGTCTCGTGAGAGCGGTCGATGGGGTTTCTTTCACGCTCGAAGAACAGGAAACACTCGCGATCGTTGGAGAATCTGGCTGTGGTAAAACCGTCACAGCGCTCACCATACTCAGACTTGTGAAGAGGGCGATCGTGAGCGGGAGTATCTGGTATCGTGATATCGAGCTGACGAAGTTGTCAGAAAGAGAGCTTGAGGAGATACGCGGTAAGAAGATATCCATGATCTTTCAAGAACCCATGTCTTCGTTCGACCCACTCTACACGATTGGAAAACAGATGATGGAGGTTGCCATGAAGCATCTGAAGGTGGACGAGCGGCGGGCGAAAAGTCTGTGCGTAGACATGTTGAAGAAAGTCCAGATACCTTCCGCAGAACAACGTTTCAACGAGTATCCCCACCAGATGAGCGGTGGGATGTTGCAGAGGATCATGATCGCGATGGCCTTACTCACCAACCCGGACATCGTTATAGCGGACGAGCCAACCACGGCGCTGGACGTCACGATACAGGCACAGGTGCTGAACCTGTTCAAAGAACTTCAGAGGCAGTACAGAACATCGGTGATCTTCATCACCCACGATCTCGGTGTCGTGGCTGAAGTTGCGGACAGGGTCCACGTTATGTACGCAGGAAAGATCGTTGAGAGGGCGAACGTTTTGAAACTCTTCGAACAACCTCTTCATCCGTACACCAAGGGTTTGCTCGAATCGAGGATCAGAAGAGAGTACAGAAATAAGAAACTTCCCTTCATCGAGGGCAACGTTCCTGCGGCGACGAACTGGCCGGCTGGTTGCAGGTTCCATCCGAGATGTCCGAAAGCTATGAAGATCTGCCGTGAACAGGAACCAACGGAAGTGCACGTGGACGGTTCGAGTGTCGCCTGCTGGCTGTACCGTGAAGGTGATGCACGGTGATAGTCTCGCTGAGAAAGGTCAAAAAATACTTTCCCGTGAGGGCCGGAGTCTTTTTGCAGATCGTCGGCTGGGTGAGGGCACTCGAGGAGCTGGACCTGGACATCGCGGAGAACGAGGTCGTCGGTGTGGTCGGAGAATCCGGTTGTGGCAAGACCACGCTTGGAAGGATCGTTGCCAGGATCCTTCAACCCACTTCCGGAACGATTGAATTTCAAGGAATCGATGTGACCAAGAAGGTTCCGAAAGACGTTGAAAGACTCTTTCGAAGGACAGTCCAGATGGTCTTTCAGGATCCTTTCAATTCGCTCGATCCGAGGATGACGATCCTGGACGTGGTGAAAGAACCCCTCGAGGCACACAGAATTTTCGAATCGAAGAGAGAGATGGAAGAGTACGTGACCGAGCTCCTAATCAGAGTGGGACTTCACAGAGAACATTTATCACGTTATCCGCACGAATTTTCTGGCGGACAGAGACAGAGGATAGCCATAGCCAGAGCCGTAGCGCTCAAACCGAAACTCATCGTCTGTGACGAGCCAACGTCTGCGCTGGACGTTTCCGTGCAGAGTCAGATCGTGAACTTGCTTCAGGAGTTGAGAGAGGAATACGGAATGTCTTATCTTTTCATATCGCACAATCTGGATCTCGTCTACCACATGAGCGATAGGTTGATCGTGATGTACCTCGGCAACGTCGTGGAAGAAGGAGACGCAGTCGAGGTGTTCGAAAACCCGCTGCATCCTTACACGAAAGCCCTCATGTCTGCCGTCCCGGATTGGGATCCAAGACAGAGAAAGCTCTCTCAGCTGAAACTTTACGGAGAACCCCCAAGCCCGGTGAATCCGCCAGAGGGGTGCGTTTTTTCAACGAGGTGCCATTACAGGTTCGAAAGGTGTGAAAGAGAAAGGCCGCAGCTCAAAGGTGATGAGAAGCATAGAGTCGCCTGTTTTTTGTACGAGAGGTGAGAAAATTGAGAGAAAAACTGTTCAGATCGATCGATCGGATCGTCGAGGAAGGCTTGAACAGGATCTATCCTGGAGCCACACTGTTGATCGCCTGGCCCGACGAGATCGTCTACGAGAAAGCTTACGGAACGCTGGATTTTGAAAGAAAAACGAACCTCGAAACGGTGTACGATCTCGCCAGCCTAACGAAGGTTGTCGCCACAACTACCGCCGTGATGAAGCTGTTCGCCGAAGGTTATCTCCACCTGCACGACAGGGTGGGAAGGTTCATAAACGTTGAAAAACCCAAAGGAGATATCACCATCCTGCAACTTCTGTCGCACACGTCCGGTATGCAACCGTACTCGGAACTGTGGAAGTACCTGAGGGGGAAAGAACTGCTCGAAGAGATTTTGAAGATACAACCCATCGAAGAGGCGGGGAA includes:
- a CDS encoding ABC transporter substrate-binding protein, which translates into the protein MKRLFFVILAVLACVVFATEYAVEDELLTPDPSPKIGGTLRLALASTPESYLLYGTLDSSSYSVIMGPMFSTMVEMHPVTNEIRPALAKSWTVSTDGKEVTFKLREAYWSDGTPITADDVVFTFQYFVMNKYARGNSIDRFTIPDEQGVNRMIEWVKLDDKTVKAILPSPYGAFFTVLSHVYIYPKHKLEPLIDKNDLGSVNRVWLSNTDPKEIVVNGPFKPVQLITDQKLVLERNPYFWKVDRFGNKLPYFDRVEYLIIRDAEMRTAKFMAGEIDFMAIASRDYPMLKEQELTGKTPYVVYATQPNQPTPSPIHISFNFDVDDPDLRSLFIKLEFREAMEYALNRQRIIDEVFAGLAIPDAGLILPSNKAFYNPKVEQLLRPYDLKKANELLDKLGLTKRDKEGYRLFPNGKRVEFNLLVQNSPKEYQDVALIFAEDLKKLGIKVNLQILDSSLVGQMFGAGNFQAGIRAFGNQPDLQLRKAIWQPGTQLYYWHYSTMDKTKTPPQPVLENMLDWEKRIWELFEKAQIEMDPAKRKAYYDEVQELYHIYLPVIFVCKGMNIWGFNKTLGNAGLTDDSMLRFTVWTSYRK
- a CDS encoding ABC transporter permease — protein: MWSFIVRRILIMIPMMFFVSIICFVVTELQPGDFLSQYLENPRISPEQIESLRRELALDKPAYQRYFMWIKNIVTKGDFGYSFSYQRPVVELIWERLGWTVAISILTIGFQWLFATLMGIYSALHPYTPIDYTLTVLGFVGLSIPEFFLALVLVYLVLRVGGTAVGGLFSPQFIGAPMSWAKFVDLLKHLWLPIVVVGVSGLAGLMRIMRSNMLDVLGSPFVTALRARGLDEKTVRKHVIKNALNPLVSIAGMELPNVFSGTIIASIVLNLPTIGPFFYNALLNHDQYLVMAFLLFIALITQIGNLLADIALALLDPRIRIS
- a CDS encoding ABC transporter permease — its product is MNTWQRVFYQFRRHRLGLIGFWILVVLYTLIIFADFISPYSFTETHSRFTYAPPTKIRFFHEGKFRGPFVYGLKRTRDPVTFRMKYEEDRSKIYPIKMLVKGEEYKFWGMFKTNVHLFGIEADANEMMLLLFGADRFGRDLFSRVLHGGRVSLTVGLVGTLISVIIGSVIGSISGYYGGWVDVLIQRFIELLRSFPRIPLWLALSVILPPSWPSTWVYFGIVVVLSLIGWMGVARVVRGMVLSLREKEFILAAKVAGVSDFKIITRHLIPNIMSYLMVVSTLSIPGMILGESAISFLGLGIKEPMTSWGLLLNQAQSLSALSTSPWLLIPGFFIMISVLAFNFVGDALRDALDPYRTVEKV
- a CDS encoding ABC transporter ATP-binding protein; translation: MSLLRVEDLKVSFNTLDGLVRAVDGVSFTLEEQETLAIVGESGCGKTVTALTILRLVKRAIVSGSIWYRDIELTKLSERELEEIRGKKISMIFQEPMSSFDPLYTIGKQMMEVAMKHLKVDERRAKSLCVDMLKKVQIPSAEQRFNEYPHQMSGGMLQRIMIAMALLTNPDIVIADEPTTALDVTIQAQVLNLFKELQRQYRTSVIFITHDLGVVAEVADRVHVMYAGKIVERANVLKLFEQPLHPYTKGLLESRIRREYRNKKLPFIEGNVPAATNWPAGCRFHPRCPKAMKICREQEPTEVHVDGSSVACWLYREGDAR
- a CDS encoding ABC transporter ATP-binding protein, with translation MIVSLRKVKKYFPVRAGVFLQIVGWVRALEELDLDIAENEVVGVVGESGCGKTTLGRIVARILQPTSGTIEFQGIDVTKKVPKDVERLFRRTVQMVFQDPFNSLDPRMTILDVVKEPLEAHRIFESKREMEEYVTELLIRVGLHREHLSRYPHEFSGGQRQRIAIARAVALKPKLIVCDEPTSALDVSVQSQIVNLLQELREEYGMSYLFISHNLDLVYHMSDRLIVMYLGNVVEEGDAVEVFENPLHPYTKALMSAVPDWDPRQRKLSQLKLYGEPPSPVNPPEGCVFSTRCHYRFERCERERPQLKGDEKHRVACFLYER